GGATGTTTGAGCAATCAGAAGAAATGTTATCCAGGAAAGCGGCCGATATGTATGGTCTGATTCTTGATCCACTCGTCAAATTTAGCTCTTAAATATCTTTTAAAGTGGTATCTGGTTACAGGAAAAAGCAGCAGCAGTCCGGCAATATCGGTGATGAAACCGGGGGTTAAAAGAACAATTCCCGCTAAAAATATTATAAAGGCGTCAACCAGATCTTCTGTCGGCGTTATTCCCTGCTGAAGACCGGTTTTAATGCGGATCATGGTTTGAAGACCCTGTATGCGGGCAAGGTTTGCGCCCACGAAAGCGGTTATGATTACCACTAACACCGTGTTTAAAGCTCCTATGGAATGTCCTACCTTTATCAGCAGGTATATTTCAGCAACCGGTATCAGGGTGAAGGCTAGAAAAAGTTTTAAAAGCATGTAGTTTCCTTTGTTTAAGTTAAAATATGCCCATGATAATTATTTATGTCAAGTTTTTTAAGCAAGCGGAATATGGGGACAATCCATAAATAAGTAAGCAACTCGAGACCTTTGCAAAACGCCCCCTTTTGCCCAATTTCGGCGTCAGGCTCAAATTTTAAGCCTCGAAATA
The genomic region above belongs to Anaerolineae bacterium and contains:
- a CDS encoding FxsA family protein is translated as MLLKLFLAFTLIPVAEIYLLIKVGHSIGALNTVLVVIITAFVGANLARIQGLQTMIRIKTGLQQGITPTEDLVDAFIIFLAGIVLLTPGFITDIAGLLLLFPVTRYHFKRYLRAKFDEWIKNQTIHIGRFPG